From the genome of Glycine max cultivar Williams 82 chromosome 2, Glycine_max_v4.0, whole genome shotgun sequence, one region includes:
- the LOC100818708 gene encoding scopoletin glucosyltransferase, which produces MSSCEHHPLHIFFFPFFGHGHMIPTVDMAKLFAEKGVKATIVTTPLNAPFFSKAIGNSKTNGNKIHIETIEFPCAEAGLPVGCENVDSIPSPNLFQAFIMATGLLQEPLEQLLLKQRPDCIVADFFFPWTTDSAAKFGIPRLVFHGTGFFSSCATTCMGLYEPYNDVSSDSESFVIPNLPGEIKMTRMQLPPFFKGKEKTGLAKLLVEARESESRCYGVVVNSFYELEKVYADHFRNVLGRKAWHIGPLFLCNKDTEEKVHRGKEASIDEHECLKWLDNKKPGSVVYVCFGSVAKFSDSQLREIAIGLEASGQQFIWVVKKSREEKGEKWLPDGFEKRMEGKGLIIRGWAPQVLILEHEAIGAFVTHCGWNSTLEAVTAGVPMVTWPIAAEQFFNEKLLSEVLKIGVPVGAKKWLRLEGDSITWDAVEKAVKRIMIEEEAIEMRNRTKVLSQLAKQAVEGGGSSDSDLKALIEELSSLSH; this is translated from the coding sequence ATGAGTAGTTGTGAACATCATCCTCTACACATTTTCTTCTTCCCCTTCTTTGGCCATGGTCATATGATACCAACCGTTGACATGGCCAAATTGTTTGCTGAAAAGGGTGTGAAAGCCACTATAGTCACCACACCCCTCAATGCACCTTTCTTCTCCAAAGCCATTGGAAACTCCAAAACTAATGGCAACAAAATCCACATCGAAACCATCGAGTTTCCTTGTGCTGAGGCTGGTTTACCTGTTGGCTGCGAAAACGTTGACTCCATCCCTTCACCAAATTTGTTTCAAGCCTTCATAATGGCCACCGGTTTACTACAAGAGCCGCTTGAGCAACTATTGCTCAAGCAACGTCCTGATTGCATTGTCGCTGATTTTTTCTTCCCATGGACAACTGATTCTGCCGCCAAATTTGGAATTCCTAGGCTTGTGTTCCATGGGACCGGTTTCTTCTCCTCGTGCGCTACCACGTGTATGGGACTCTACGAGCCTTACAACGATGTTTCTTCTGATTCCGAATCATTCGTCATTCCTAATCTTCCCGGTGAGATTAAAATGACAAGGATGCAGCTGCCACCTTTTTTCAAGGGTAAGGAGAAAACAGGCCTGGCCAAATTGTTGGTGGAAGCAAGGGAATCAGAGTCGAGGTGCTATGGGGTTGTTGTTAATAGCTTCTACGAACTTGAGAAGGTCTATGCAGATCATTTCAGGAACGTGCTTGGAAGAAAAGCATGGCACATTGGTCCCTTATTTCTTTGCAACAAAGATACCGAAGAGAAAGTGCATAGAGGTAAGGAAGCATCAATTGATGAGCATGAGTGTCTAAAATGGCTTGACAACAAGAAACCTGGTTCAGTTGTTTACGTATGCTTCGGAAGCGTAGCAAAGTTCTCGGATTCACAACTTAGAGAAATTGCAATAGGTCTAGAGGCTTCAGGGCAACAATTCATCTGGGTCGTTAAGAAaagcagagaagaaaagggagaGAAATGGTTACCTGATGGATTTGAGAAAAGAATGGAAGGTAAGGGACTAATCATAAGAGGGTGGGCGCCTCAAGTGTTGATTCTTGAACACGAAGCAATTGGCGCGTTTGTGACGCATTGTGGGTGGAATTCAACCTTGGAGGCAGTGACTGCAGGGGTTCCCATGGTCACTTGGCCTATTGCTGCAGAACAATTTTTCAATGAGAAGTTGTTGAGTGAGGTCCTTAAAATTGGTGTACCTGTTGGTGCTAAAAAATGGTTACGATTGGAGGGGGATAGTATCACATGGGATGCTGTGGAGAAGGCTGTGAAGAGGATAATGATTGAGGAAGAAGCAATTGAAATGAGGAACAGAACAAAGGTGCTTTCGCAGTTAGCTAAGCAGGCCGTGGAAGGAGGAGGATCATCCGATTCTGATTTGAAAGCTTTAATTGAGGAGTTAAGTTCATTGAGTCACTAA
- the LOC100780224 gene encoding scopoletin glucosyltransferase — protein MHESWAKSYGIIVNSFYELEQVCANYYMDVLKRKVWLIGPMFLCNRDGKEKGKKGNEVSGDEDELLLKWRDTKKENSVVYVCYGTMTNFPDSQLREIAIGLEASGHQFLWIVRRNKQEDDKEWFLEGFEKRMKGKGLIIKGWVLQVLILEHQAIGAFMMHCRWNLTLEAVIAGVPMVTTLVAVE, from the coding sequence ATGCATGAGTCATGGGCAAAAAGCTATGGTATTATAGTTAATAGTTTCTATGAACTTGAGCAAGTGTGTGCAAATTATTACATGgatgtattgaaaagaaaagtGTGGCTTATAGGCCCTATGTTTCTTTGCAACAGAGAtggaaaagaaaagggaaagaaaggaAATGAGGTATCTGGTGATGAGGACGAGTTGTTGTTGAAGTGGCGTGACACCAAAAAGGAAAATTCAGTTGTTTATGTCTGCTATGGAACTATGACAAATTTCCCTGATTCTCAGCTGAGAGAAATTGCAATTGGTCTTGAGGCTTCAGGCCACCAATTCCTCTGGATTGTGAGGAGAAACAAACAAGAAGATGACAAAGAGTGGTTTCTTGAAGGATTTGAGAAAAGAATGAAAGGAAAGGGATTGATAATAAAAGGGTGGGTGCTTCAAGTGTTGATTCTTGAACACCAAGCAATTGGTGCGTTCATGATGCATTGTAGATGGAATTTGACGTTGGAAGCAGTGATTGCAGGGGTGCCTATGGTCACTACGCTAGTCGCGGTCGAGTAG